One segment of Chlorocebus sabaeus isolate Y175 chromosome 24, mChlSab1.0.hap1, whole genome shotgun sequence DNA contains the following:
- the CFL2 gene encoding cofilin-2 isoform X3, with translation MKVRKSSTQEEIKKRKKAVLFCLSDDKRQIIVEEAKQILVGDIGDTVEDPYTSFVKLLPLNDCRYALYDATYETKESKKEDLVFIFWAPESAPLKSKMIYASSKDAIKKKFTGIKHEWQVNGLDDIKDRSTLGEKLGGNVVVSLEGKPL, from the exons ATGAAAGTAAGGAAATCTTCTACACAAGAGGagatcaaaaagagaaagaaagcagttCTCTTCTGTTTAAGCGATgacaaaagacaaataattgtAGAGGAAGCAAAGCAGATCTTGGTGGGTGACATTGGTGATACTGTAGAGGACCCCTACACATCTTTTGTGAAGTTGCTACCTCTGAATGATTGCCGATATGCTTTGTACGATGCCACATACGAAACAAAAGAGTCTAAGAAAGAAGACCTAGTATTTATATTCTG ggCTCCTGAAAGTGCACCTTTAAAAAGCAAGATGATTTATGCTAGCTCTAAAGAtgccattaaaaagaaatttacag gtattAAACATGAGTGGCAAGTAAATGGCTTGGATGATATTAAGGACCGTTCGACACTTGGAGAGAAATTGGGAGGCAATGTAGTAGTTTCACTTGAAGGAAAACCATTATAA
- the CFL2 gene encoding cofilin-2 isoform X2, whose amino-acid sequence MASGVTVNDEVIKVFNDMKVRKSSTQEEIKKRKKAVLFCLSDDKRQIIVEEAKQILVGDIGDTVEDPYTSFVKLLPLNDCRYALYDATYETKESKKEDLVFIFWAPESAPLKSKMIYASSKDAIKKKFTGIKHEWQVNGLDDIKDRSTLGEKLGGNVVVSLEGKPL is encoded by the exons ATG GCTTCTGGAGTTACAGTGAATGATGAAGtcataaaagtttttaatgaTATGAAAGTAAGGAAATCTTCTACACAAGAGGagatcaaaaagagaaagaaagcagttCTCTTCTGTTTAAGCGATgacaaaagacaaataattgtAGAGGAAGCAAAGCAGATCTTGGTGGGTGACATTGGTGATACTGTAGAGGACCCCTACACATCTTTTGTGAAGTTGCTACCTCTGAATGATTGCCGATATGCTTTGTACGATGCCACATACGAAACAAAAGAGTCTAAGAAAGAAGACCTAGTATTTATATTCTG ggCTCCTGAAAGTGCACCTTTAAAAAGCAAGATGATTTATGCTAGCTCTAAAGAtgccattaaaaagaaatttacag gtattAAACATGAGTGGCAAGTAAATGGCTTGGATGATATTAAGGACCGTTCGACACTTGGAGAGAAATTGGGAGGCAATGTAGTAGTTTCACTTGAAGGAAAACCATTATAA